The Sesamum indicum cultivar Zhongzhi No. 13 linkage group LG6, S_indicum_v1.0, whole genome shotgun sequence genome has a segment encoding these proteins:
- the LOC105165830 gene encoding glutathione S-transferase U25-like translates to MASNVMSRGGNGVGPRQVYGAGGKITWHRYKHEAAEGKKELIENLKVLEGVLGDKPYSGGETFGYLDIALLEFYMWFPAYETFGSFIIEAECPKLIAWGRRCSQRESVSKCLVEPNKMVDLVVCFRRMFGLK, encoded by the exons ATGGCCTCTAATGTCATGAGTAGAGGTGGCAACGGGGTGGGTCCAAGACAG gTGTATGGTGCTGGGGGTAAAATAACATGGCATAGATACAAACATGAGGCAGCAGAAGGCAAGAAGGAGTTGATAGAGAACTTGAAGGTGCTGGAAGGAGTATTAGGAGACAAGCCTTATTCCGGAGGGGAGACGTTTGGATATCTGGATATTGCTCTTTTGGAATTCTACATGTGGTTTCCTGCTTATGAGACCTTTGGAAGTTTCATCATAGAAGCAGAGTGCCCCAAGCTGATTGCATGGGGTAGGCGGTGCTCTCAGAGGGAGAGTGTATCTAAGTGTTTAGTGGAACCAAACAAGATGGTCGATTTGGTTGTGTGCTTCAGAAGGATGTTTGGATTGAAATAG